From Deltaproteobacteria bacterium, a single genomic window includes:
- a CDS encoding histidine phosphatase family protein, with amino-acid sequence MLLNCHTRLFLIRHGQVINHHEFRYNGHFDIDITDIGVRQMENLADFLAHEPITAIYSSDLQRAVKGADIVGRRLGIKPVKMHEFRELSLGRWEGLTREEGAERFPEEAGFRFRDLAISKVQGGESLQDLKNRVVPKLNEILNRHRDEAVCLVAHGGVNRVILCDAMGLPMENFFRIEQDYGCLNIIDYFEDGGDRFQICPQVKLLNGGPNQELQKTKIY; translated from the coding sequence ATTCTACTAAACTGTCATACCCGTCTTTTTCTTATCCGACATGGTCAGGTAATCAATCATCATGAGTTCCGCTATAACGGACACTTTGATATAGATATAACTGACATCGGTGTCCGCCAGATGGAAAACCTTGCTGACTTTCTTGCACATGAACCTATTACTGCCATCTATTCCAGCGACCTGCAGAGGGCTGTAAAGGGTGCTGACATAGTTGGCAGGAGGCTTGGCATTAAACCAGTAAAGATGCATGAATTCAGGGAACTGTCTTTGGGCAGATGGGAAGGACTTACAAGAGAAGAGGGGGCAGAGAGGTTTCCTGAAGAGGCAGGGTTCAGGTTTAGGGATTTGGCAATTTCAAAGGTTCAGGGCGGGGAGAGTTTACAGGATTTAAAAAATCGTGTAGTCCCAAAACTAAACGAGATTTTAAATAGACATAGAGATGAAGCAGTTTGTTTGGTTGCCCATGGTGGTGTCAACAGGGTAATCTTATGTGATGCAATGGGACTGCCTATGGAAAACTTTTTCAGGATTGAGCAGGACTACGGCTGTCTGAATATCATTGACTATTTTGAGGACGGTGGGGACAGATTTCAAATCTGTCCCCAAGTAAAACTATTAAACGGCGGTCCAAATCAGGAACTTCAAAAGACTAAGATTTACTGA
- a CDS encoding PepSY domain-containing protein, whose product MNTATIKKFHKYAGISFSILILTISATGILLNHDKVFSSKGDRKGMKGLIFEKKGKIDPNLAFDSLPVSLEKAVSTALSTGVKDKLEKVEIKNEFGGIVYKVKFADIGKTEVIVDANSGEVIYVFGKKPEKIAKDLHTGKFFGEAWMLLSDITGLAMIVLSLTGLYMWLKTRMANKDKGGRL is encoded by the coding sequence ATGAATACTGCTACAATAAAAAAGTTTCACAAATATGCAGGTATCAGTTTTTCCATACTAATACTTACCATATCTGCAACAGGGATACTCCTGAATCATGATAAGGTCTTTTCAAGTAAAGGGGATAGGAAGGGGATGAAGGGTCTTATCTTTGAAAAGAAGGGCAAGATAGACCCCAACCTTGCCTTTGATTCCCTTCCTGTGTCTTTAGAAAAGGCAGTTTCAACAGCCCTGTCTACAGGGGTGAAGGATAAACTTGAGAAGGTGGAAATCAAGAACGAGTTTGGAGGGATAGTTTACAAGGTCAAGTTTGCAGATATAGGAAAGACAGAGGTGATAGTGGATGCTAATTCAGGTGAGGTTATTTATGTCTTTGGCAAGAAGCCAGAAAAGATAGCCAAAGACCTCCACACAGGGAAGTTCTTTGGTGAGGCATGGATGCTCTTAAGCGACATCACAGGGTTAGCCATGATAGTTTTGAGTCTTACAGGACTCTATATGTGGCTTAAAACACGAATGGCAAATAAAGACAAAGGAGGAAGATTATGA
- a CDS encoding outer membrane beta-barrel protein has translation MSIPKAWEYQLGNGLRVADTGFRLGGYASMKYNDPSGQDRKLVFDDLSLFVFGDITERIRLFSEWEDAHFFEIDANGRSRFTHHGQLERLYLDYLFSDTFKIRAGKFLTPVGTWNEIHADPLTWTVSRPLVTLLAFPEYTTGIQFYGDSTFDNEEFGYSIFFQNNESINETTGFRKTHLIYGGKIKWFGRSGLEAAIPLLYYTEYRTDNRIYLTGLDILYKKRWFEIMGEATYSRVDTRAGSDSKEYGYYLQGVYALTERLFLIGRHEYMNSRTDGGELRVITIGSAYKPVPQVVFKIEYQIRSGDLRFDDIDVDNGEQFLASFSILF, from the coding sequence TTGAGCATCCCTAAAGCATGGGAGTATCAACTTGGGAATGGGTTAAGGGTTGCAGACACAGGTTTCAGGCTTGGTGGATATGCCAGTATGAAATATAATGACCCGAGTGGTCAGGATAGGAAACTTGTCTTTGATGACTTAAGCCTGTTTGTATTTGGAGATATAACCGAGAGGATTAGACTTTTTTCTGAATGGGAGGATGCCCATTTCTTTGAGATAGATGCAAATGGCAGATCAAGGTTCACCCACCACGGACAACTGGAGAGACTTTATCTTGATTACCTTTTTTCAGATACCTTTAAAATCAGGGCAGGGAAGTTTTTAACCCCTGTTGGCACATGGAATGAAATCCATGCAGACCCCCTTACATGGACAGTATCAAGACCCCTTGTAACCCTTCTTGCATTTCCTGAATATACAACAGGCATTCAGTTTTATGGTGATTCCACATTTGATAATGAGGAGTTTGGCTATTCTATCTTCTTTCAGAATAACGAGAGTATAAATGAGACGACTGGTTTCAGAAAAACCCACCTAATATATGGCGGGAAGATAAAGTGGTTTGGAAGGTCAGGACTAGAGGCAGCGATTCCGCTTCTTTACTATACAGAATACCGCACAGATAACAGGATATATCTTACGGGTCTGGATATCCTCTATAAGAAGAGATGGTTTGAAATCATGGGTGAGGCAACATACAGCCGTGTGGACACAAGGGCTGGCAGCGATTCAAAGGAATATGGTTATTATCTCCAAGGTGTCTATGCCTTGACCGAAAGGTTGTTCCTCATTGGCAGACACGAATATATGAACAGCAGAACAGATGGAGGAGAACTGAGGGTAATAACCATTGGCAGCGCGTATAAACCTGTCCCTCAGGTTGTATTTAAAATAGAATATCAGATTAGAAGCGGTGATTTAAGGTTTGATGATATAGATGTTGATAACGGTGAGCAATTTCTTGCCTCATTTTCTATCCTCTTTTAA